The DNA sequence GAGTATCGGATAAGCAATCATCAATCAGATCATCTGCTTCTGCCTGTTATGGTGCACATAACACCAGCGATTGTGCAGTGATGCGACCGCCCTACGCTTGCCTTTGTAAAGCCTTAATTCTTTTTTCAAGCGGGGGATGACTCATCAGCAGCTCAGAAAACGCTTGCTTACCACTGATACCAAAGGCAACTAACTGACCATTAAGCTGACTTTCGAGTTTATTTCTTTGTAAGCGCTTTAAGGCATTGATCATTTTTTCTCTACCCGCTAAATTCGCACCGCCAGCATCGGCACGGAATTCACGATAACGGGAAAACCACATCACTATGATGCTGGCCAACATACCGAATATTATCTGAAACGCCATAACCGTCATAAAGTAGAAAAACTGATTGTCACTGCCCCTGCTTACCGCCCGTGCGACTATCCGCGCAAAGAAAAATACAAAGGTATTCATTACCCCCTGAAGCAAGGTCATAGTAACCATATCACCGTTAGCGATATGGCTCATTTCATGTCCGAGCACAGCTTCTGCTTCGTCTGCCGTCATATTGCCCAATAAACCGCTGCTCACCGCCACCAGGGCATTATTTTTATTCATACCAGTCGCAAAGGCATTAATGTCAGGAGAGTCATAGATAGCGACTTCCGGCATGCCGACACCTGCTTTTACAGCCTGTCTTTTAACGGTCTTTAATAACCACTCCTCCTGTGCATTACGCGGCTCCTCTATTACATAAGCACCCACACTTCGTTTTGCAATCCACTTGGATATCGCCAAAGAAATAAAAGAGCCCCCCAAACCAAATACAGCAGAAATCATTAACAGCCCGCCTGTATCTTGCAGATGAATCCCCATCAATGGTAATACAATATTAAGAACAATACCGAGTACAATAAGTATTGCAAAGTTGGTCGCAATAAACAGCAAGATGCGTTTCATAAACTCTCCCAGTCATATTTCAAAGGTTCAACAACAGATACCATCAAAGCTTAGATTGCTTCACTATCTAGAGCAATCTGCAATGCTATCAAAACAGTTTAAATATAGACGAATCTTCGCCAAAGGTTTAATACCACTTTAATAAGTAACAACCCGGCAAAAAGCCTAACTGATCACTTTTTTATAAGACAAAGCTTTGTCAATAGGCTAGCTTATTAACCCTGGTGGATAATTGGCTTGAATGCTTATCGGCGTAAAAGAATCGATTATTAACAATAAATCAGGCACAACTGAAGCCGTACTTATAACATTGCGCGAAATGCTGCCACACCGATGGGTGCACAGCTCAATCGATTATGATTAATCCGTCAGGGTCATTGTTTTTCTATAATATTAAAATCTCAATAAGGCGGGAGCACCTTGAATAAAGGAACTCTATTTCTGGCG is a window from the Psychromonas ingrahamii 37 genome containing:
- the htpX gene encoding protease HtpX, giving the protein MKRILLFIATNFAILIVLGIVLNIVLPLMGIHLQDTGGLLMISAVFGLGGSFISLAISKWIAKRSVGAYVIEEPRNAQEEWLLKTVKRQAVKAGVGMPEVAIYDSPDINAFATGMNKNNALVAVSSGLLGNMTADEAEAVLGHEMSHIANGDMVTMTLLQGVMNTFVFFFARIVARAVSRGSDNQFFYFMTVMAFQIIFGMLASIIVMWFSRYREFRADAGGANLAGREKMINALKRLQRNKLESQLNGQLVAFGISGKQAFSELLMSHPPLEKRIKALQRQA